One window of the Podospora pseudopauciseta strain CBS 411.78 chromosome 4, whole genome shotgun sequence genome contains the following:
- the TRP2_1 gene encoding anthranilate synthase component 1 (BUSCO:EOG09262L1P; COG:E; EggNog:ENOG503NVS2), with amino-acid sequence MASTAKLDIRPSAEEARSVFEQARQASPRPTLLPVCYSVPSDLLTPSAIYLKLSNGATTEYSFLLESATGSTGTIGRYSFIGANPRKVLATGPGYEDVGDPLRALESTLGQDRVLSIPSLRLPSLTGGAVGYLSYDCIRYFEPKTARVLKDNLQIPEALFMLFDTIVAFDHFYQTVTIVTHMRLPETVGDEFQAAYDEAAATIKSTLDLIQQNEIPLPPATPSKPASEQQYSSNVGRHGYETFVTELKKHIIKGDIIQAVPSQRFSRSTSLHPFNIYRTLRSLNPSPYLFFLSCSDFHIIGASPECLMKTDGYADLPEDERFGYSAQDALSRPKIVNHAIAGTIKRGANPAEDDELAAILQNSTKDRAEHVMLVDLARNDVNRVCHPSTVKVDRLMRIDRFSHVQHLTSEVSGLLRPECTRWDAMRSIFPAGTVSGAPKIKAMELIYDLEKEKRGIYAGATGWFAYDVVRSLGEGKGFKLDEGQMDTCIAIRTMLVKKGVAYLQAGGGIVFDSEKTEEWMETMNKLAANLRCIEQAEKYYGDGAGTKSVQDIIDDERRKGDEYYSSLQTTSAGA; translated from the exons ATGGCTTCCACCGCGAAACTCGACATCCGGCCATCCGCCGAAGAGGCCCGCTCTGTTTTTGAGCAGGCCCGCCAAGCCAGTCCACGGCCAACCCTCCTTCCCGTTTGCTACTCAGTTCCCTCGGACCTGTTGACGCCATCTGCCATCTACCTCAAGCTCTCCAACGG TGCCACCACTGAGTATTCATTCCTTCTCGAGAGCGCCACCGGTAGCACTGGGACGATTGGCCGTTATAGTTTCATCGGTGCCA ATCCCAGAAAAGTGCTGGCCACCGGCCCCGGATATGAAGATGTCGGCGACCCCCTCCGTGCTCTTGAGAGTACTCTCGGTCAGGACCGTGTTCTCAGCATCCCATCACTGAGACTCCCCAGTCTGACCGGAGGTGCTGTCGGGTACTTGTCCTATGACTGCATCAGGTACTTTGAGCCCAAGACGGCCAGAGTTCTCAAGGACAACCTACAGATCCCCGAGGCGCTCTTTATGCTTTTCGACACCATCGTCGCCTTTGACCACTTTTACCAGACCGTTACCATTGTGACTCACATGAGACTACCAGAAACCGTCGGGGATGAGTTCCAAGCTGCCTACGACGAGGCCGCTGCCACAATCAAGTCCACTCTCGACCTTATTCAACAGAACGAgattcctcttccacccgCGACACCCAGCAAGCCGGCCTCGGAGCAGCAATATTCATCAAACGTTGGCCGTCATGGCTATGAGACCTTTGTCACTGAGCTCAAAAAGCACATCATCAAAGGCGACATCATTCAGGCTGTCCCATCACAACGCTTTTCCCGAAGCACCAGCCTGCATCCATTCAACATCTATCGCACATTGCGGTCCCTGAACCCATCCCCCtatctcttcttcctgtcTTGCTCCGACTTCCACATTATCGGCGCTTCACCAGAATGTCTTATGAAGACAGACGGCTACGCTGACCTTCCTGAAGACGAAAGATTTGGCTACTCTGCGCAAGACGCCCTTTCCCGCCCGAAGATTGTCAACCATGCCATCGCAGGCACCATCAAGCGCGGCGCCAACCccgccgaggatgatgaactTGCCGCCATTCTCCAAAATAGCACCAAGGATCGCGCCGAACACGTCATGCTTGTTGATTTGGCCCGCAACGACGTCAACCGCGTTTGCCACCCCTCTACTGTCAAGGTTGACCGCCTCATGCGCATTGACCGTTTCTCTCATGTTCAGCATCTGACGTCAGAGGTATCGGGACTGCTGAGGCCAGAATGCACACGCTGGGATGCCATGCGCAGCATCTTCCCCGCTGGCACTGTCTCTGGCGctcccaagatcaaggctATGGAGCTGATCTACGacttggagaaggagaagagaggcATTTACGCCGGCGCTACCGGATGGTTCGCCTACGATGTAGTCCGTTCCCTGGGAGAGGGCAAGGGGTTTAAGCTGGATGAGGGGCAGATGGATACTTGCATTGCCATCCGTACCATGCTTGTCAAGAAGGGTGTCGCCTATCTCCAGGCCGGTGGCGGTATTGTCTTTGACAGCGAAAAGACCGAGGAGTGGATGGAAACTATGAACAAGTTGGCGGCTAACCTCAGGTGTATCGAGCAGGCTGAGAAGTACTATGGTGATGGAGCCGGCACGAAGTCGGTTCAGGACATCATCGACGACGAGAGGAGAAAGGGAGATGAGTATTACTCCAGCCTTCAAACCACCAGCGCTGGGGCTTAA
- a CDS encoding hypothetical protein (EggNog:ENOG503NY2Q): MSFLLHHLRNRLGYRMVAQENRASPSDNNRGDSDDGRHLQDESLLQNDFRSFYAGALVFNTASFILPALYGTLSKLWVANIDRSMVVTTDVYTYIGVLAEVLNEGLPRAAWVIIGDKSSRSLAARLSLSHTLILFQTILGLIMSLALLGGASTFAKASFQSNLTYIRISAFSALSSALETAVASATRALDKPDVPLVISSAKFGINIILDLLLISTFHVGNHTPTVNMQAGIQLACNMAAAICGLVYFLWRTSWPQYKAQETIAPSVRALAVLIRPGILTLIESAVRNALYLWLVSNIVSMGSTYATAWGVFNTIRWGLVMVPVQSLEATALAFVGHRWGAWRREIGTTTRRPGKVTFKPVVFRVVKPALTSFGLAMLVEIPLAIFLSIWGAGSFAKYLSASDEVAEVTAYMWRTIDWCYIFYAASTQLATVLLATRPKWYLYQSLVSNLLYVLPWAIVCQVKELDEGNAWTYHSFVFGGSLVFSFLDVLVVDGLWLCTLMTGRARLEVFRE, from the exons ATGTCAttccttctccatcatctccggAATCGACTGGGTTATAGAATGGTAGCCCAAGAAAATCGGGCCTCGCCCTCGGACAACAACCGCGGAGACAGTGACGACGGCCGCCATCTTCAAGATGAATCGCTGCTCCAGAACGACTTTCGAAGTTTTTACGCTGGTGCACTGGTTTTCAACACAGCCTCGTTCATTCTTCCTGCTCTTTACGGCACACTTTCCAAACTATGGGTCGCCAACATCGACCGCAGCATGGTTGTCACAACCGATGTGTATACATACATTGGAGTTCTTGCCGAGGTGCTCAATGAAGGGCTACCGCGAGCTGCTTG GGTCATCATTGGGGACAAATCTTCTCGCTCTCTTGCCGCCCGACTCTCACTCTCGcacaccctcatcctcttccagaCTATTCTCGGCCTGATCATGAGTCTCGCCCTCCTCGGTGGTGCCTCCACCTTTGCCAAGGCTTCGTTCCAATCGAA CCTCACGTACATCCGTATCAGCGCCTTTTCTGCCCTCAGCTCGGCTCTCGAGACAGCTGTTGCATCTGCCACGCGCGCCCTAGACAAGCCCGATGTTCCGTTGGTCATCAGTAGTGCCAAGTttggcatcaacatcatTTTGGACCTTCTCCTCATTTCAACTTTTCACGTTGGCAACCACACACCGACCGTAAACATGCAGGCCGGCATTCAGCTGGCGTGCAACATGGCTGCCGCGATTTGTGGCTTGGTCTATTTTCTCTGGAGGACCAGCTGGCCACAATACAAGGCGCAGGAAACGATAGCCCCAAGCGTGAGGGCACTGGCTGTTCTCATCCGTCCAGGCATTCTCACGCTTATTGAGTCTGCCGTCAGAAATGCGCTCTACCTCTGGTTGGTAAGTAATATTGTGTCCATGGGGTCTACCTACGCCACTGCTTGGGGCGTGTTTAATACCATTCGATGGGGTCTTGTCATGGTACCAGTTCAGTCTCTGGAAGCCACAGCTCTCGCCTTTGTTGGTCACCGGTGGGGTGCGTGGAGACGAGAGATTGGGACAACGACACGCAGACCTGGAAAAGTGACATTTAAGCCTGTGGTATTCAGGGTTGTGAAGCCAGCCCTGACATCCTTTGGGCTGGCCATGCTCGTGGAGATCCCGCTGGCGATTTTCCTCTCCATCTGGGGTGCTGGGTCATTTGCAAAGTATTTGAGTGCTTCAGACGAGGTTGCAGAGGTGACGGCGTACATGTGGCGCACGATAGACTGGTGCTACATCTTTTATGCAGCGTCTACTCAACTGGCCACTGTTTTGCTTGCTACAAGGCCCAAGTGGTACTTGTACCAGAGTCTTGTTAGCAACCTTTTGTATGTCTTACCTTGGGCTATTGTATGTCAAgtcaaggagctggatgaaGGCAATGCTTGGACGTACCACAGTTTTGTGTTTGGCGGTAGTCTAGTGTTTAGCTTCCttgatgttttggttgttgatggcctcTGGCTTTGCACCCTGATGACGGgaagggcgaggttggaggtgtttAGGGAGTGA
- a CDS encoding hypothetical protein (COG:Q; EggNog:ENOG503Q4VT), whose amino-acid sequence MASTDKTIVLITGANSGIGLETIVTISKSSPNYHLLLAARSLDKGNAALAKIQAEHGAALLSPVSVVTLDVTSLPTIETTASYIESTFGRLDVLIQNAGVIVYRPCSTLENLRETFETNTFGPKVLTEAMLPLLKKSRNARVIYVSSVQGSITFKLDPEYEYKHTRGIEYRMSKAALNMLAACDRYDFREWGGRVTAFNPGFCVTNLTGEEGRKQRVEAGARSAEDPARALLEVLEGKRDGDAWEENGMLDLDGGVIPW is encoded by the exons ATGGCCTCCACCGACAAGACCATCGTTCTCATCACCG GCGCCAACAGCGGCATCGGTCTCGAAACCATCGTCACCATCTCCAAGTCCTCCCCTAAttaccacctcctcctcgccgcccgctCCCTCGACAAAGGcaacgccgccctcgccaaaaTCCAAGCCGAGCACGGCGCTGCTCTCCTATCCCCCGTCTCAGTCGTCACGTTGGacgtcacctccctccccactaTCGAAACCACCGCATCATACATCGAATCCACCTTTGGCCGCCTCGACGTCCTGATCCAAAACGCGGGTGTCATCGTCTACCGCCCTTGCTCCACCCTCGAAAACCTCCGCGAGACGTTTGAAACAAACACCTTTGGCCCGAAGGTCCTGACAGAGGCaatgctgccgctgctgaaAAAGTCGAGGAACGCGCGCGTAATTTATGTGAGCTCGGTGCAGGGGAGTATCACTTTCAAGCTGGACCCGGAGTACGAGTACAAACACACGAGGGGGATCGAATACAGGATGAGCAAGGCTGCGCTGAATATGCTGGCGGCTTGCGACCGGTATGACTTTCGGGAGTGGGGCGGGAGGGTGACTGCTTTTAATCCTGGGTTTTGCGTGACCAACTTgactggggaggagggcaggaagcagagggtggaggcgggGGCTAGGTCGGCGGAGGATCCGGCAAGGGCTTTGcttgaggtgttggaggggaagagggacgGGGATGCGTGGGAGGAGAATGGGATGTTGGAtttggatgggggggttaTTCCTTGGTGA
- a CDS encoding hypothetical protein (EggNog:ENOG503PV4D): protein MEERVHSFNNLPGPADMELPNLFGRNHWVFGVCHVEIKNPSDIFIAVNPEIDFMKQASPCQILSMPTTQGKAEATVPHLLDAFLIPEGFNPKATALLPGSWSTLEPEMAQAIEDELKKHGVTPALCKVGVCTPKERVILEKRREDFFLPLTPALEMVFREPVKLGGSTRCHGCRMGQASFFEALKRCAQCGRAWYHSRECQRAYWIVHKETCRAPAATASPAAVPLPKLDAHDYYTTKAPNDPEARDLMKSLCLEDGSKRSGIGLPLYRLIITGQDTPEKMRLLFGPNYGTSLEEQHEEVRLQCLLEPPPGSPAHMNMNDSCLVRVLRPATEDEEGKIAEVKGLQALIQGRVGVGNRPSVADMQAILKIYGEDWPGMLLSYSLAVRTMDQRRFGWWLP from the exons ATGGAGGAAAGGGTTCACTcgttcaacaacctcccgGGCCCGGCGGATATGGAGTTACCCAACCTGTTTGGTCGCAACCACTGGGTTTTTGGCGTCTGCCATGTTGAGATCAAGAACCCCTCCGACATTTTTATAGCCGTCAACCCAGAGATTGATTTTATGAAGCAGGCCAGCCCGTGTCAAATACTTTCAATGCCAACAACACAAGGGAAAGCTGAAGCGACGGTTCCCCATCTCTTGGACGCCTTTCTCATACCCGAGGGATTCAACCCTAAAGCTACGGCCCTCTTACCTGGCTCATGGTCCACCTTGGAACCCGAGATGGCGCAGGCGATCGAAGATGAGCTGAAGAAGCACGGTGTGACACCGGCGCTTTGCAAAGTGGGCGTCTGCACCCCGAAGGAGCGGGTGATCTTGGAGAAGCGCCGAGAGGATTTCTTTCTCCCGCTCACTCCGGCGTTGGAGATGGTTTTTCGAGAGCCGGTTAAACTGGGCGGTTCTACAAGGTGTCATGGCTGCCGGATGGGTCAGGCGTCGTTTTTCGAAGCCCTCAAACGGTGTGCGCAGTGCGGCCGGGCGTGGTATCACTCAAGAGAGTGCCAGAGGGCGTACTGGATAGTGCACAAGGAAACATGTCGCGCACCTGCTGCCACCGCTTCACCTGCTGCCGTCCCTCTTCCAAAGCTCGACGCCCATGACTATTACACTACAAAGGCGCCTAACGACCCGGAGGCCCGAGATTTGATGAAATCGCTTTGTCTTGAAGACGGTTCAAAACGTAGTGGAATAGG CTTGCCTCTATACCGCCTCATTATCACAGGTCAGGACACGCCAGAAAAGATGCGGCTTCTATTTGGTCCAAACTATGGAACCAGCCTGGAGGAGCAACATGAAGAAGTCCGTCTGCAGTGCCTACTCGAGCCGCCCCCTGGATCTCCAGCGCAC ATGAATATGAATGATTCTTGTCTTGTTCGAGTTTTGCGGCCGGCgaccgaggacgaggaggggaagattgCTGAAGTCAAAGGGTTGCAGGCTTTGATTCAGGGTAGGGTGGGTGTTGGGAACCGCCCTTCGGTAGCGGATATGCAGGCTATTCTCAAGATTTATGGTGAGGACTGGCCTGGGATGTTGCTGAGTTATAGTTTGGCGGTGAGAACCATGGATCAGAGGCgttttggttggtggttgccGTAG
- a CDS encoding hypothetical protein (COG:S; EggNog:ENOG503PC2H) → MSPVPVGSLCQYCKGINVETISQPGGHAHAHSLAVIQQSVQQGCALCGWFVTLTWSKEINNEMREVEPPTSAGRQSTDRFHVRPVGPGYLGQSHICLTDETGEYQTTGLEVCRLEGDLAPDDCPIPVCRALSETASPETQETALSWLKQCEVEHDCNNLSIPGPNNTYVLPGRLVDLRSFTPTTPIIRLVETFALPGNITNTPGFYSTLSYCWGISPFYNTTSANLTSSLTQIPFNILPQTFKDAFLITTQLGTPFIWIDALCIIQNSLHDWEIESAKMPYIYSLSRFCIAADATAVAEGGCFNSHNHSPQHPRRKEAAPLIIPSILASTSQISRLYIYPRHHHSTNSQAPISDAPISTRGWCFQERFLSPRTLHYTSEQLYWECRQDFKSEDLINNTQGQPWGTMPGALAQLYDPTFRPEHVVRTWYKSIVAPYSRRSLTKETDRLPAIGGVARVYAHLLSQAEKRIRNAETQTWVEGWVERLKVKQYDLVENSTYIAGIWGHGRKRTNTFSWVSVDGPVEHFYGYIEATRLVKWNVPLLNPLDPFGGVGECEITLEGNVIEGKLGYYHHGDANAGEWRVFVDIPPDGELDHGTVDIGSVDIDEETDELADVKASNGLVVRDVWILATSMRNTLDVYALVLVQTVEDDGKVRYQRLGLLWIKSPGRMPVAGRAPRHTYRGVTCRNTCPLCSSMVDSHGKEFHYKTLALLQMNRDEAFQQIVIV, encoded by the exons ATGTCACCAGTACCAGTCGGAAGCCTCTGTCAGTACTGCAAGGGCATCAATGTGGAAACTATCAGCCAACCTGGTGGACATGCACATGCCCATAGTCTGGCAGTTATTCAGCAGAGCGTCCAACAAGGCTGCGCGCTTTGTGGTTGGTTCGTAACACTCACTTGGAGCAAAGAAATCAACAACGAAATGCGCGAAGTTGAACCGCCTACTTCTGCAGGAAGACAGTCCACAGATCGCTTCCATGTGCGACCCGTTGGGCCCGGATATCTTGGTCAAAGTCACATTTGTTTGACCGACGAGACAGGGGAGTATCAAACCACAGGCCTCGAGGTGTGTCGTCTTGAGG GTGACTTAGCTCCTGATGACTGTCCAATTCCAGTCTGCAGAGCCCTGTCAGAAACTGCCTCACCAGAAACACAAGAAACAGCTCTGTCTTGGTTGAAGCAGTGTGAAGTCGAACATGACTGCAACAACTTGTCGATACCTGGGCCCAACAACACCTATGTTTTGCCCGGTCGATTGGTAGACCTGCGGTCGTTCACACCCACGACTCCGATCATACGATTGGTGGAAACTTTTGCTCTTCCTGGAAATATTACCAACACGCCTGGCTTCTACAGCACACTCAGCTACTGCTGGGGCATCTCTCCCTTCTACAACACCACATcagccaacctcacctcctcactCACCCAGATCCCCTTCAACATCCTTCCTCAAACCTTCAAGGACGCGTTTTTGATCACCACGCAACTTGGCACTCCCTTCATCTGGATCGACGCCCTCTGTATCATCCAAAACTCTCTGCATGACTGGGAGATTGAGTCGGCCAAGATGCCCTACATTTACTCCCTTTCCAGGTTCTGCATCGCTGCTGATGCCACTGCCGTCGCTGAAGGCGGCTGCTTCAACAGCCACAACCACTCCCCTCAGCATCCCCGTCGAAAGGAAGCCGCACCTCTGATTATCCCATCCATACTTGCATCTACCTCGCAAATCAGTCGTCTGTATATCTACCCCCGGCATCACCATTCCACCAACTCCCAAGCCCCCATTTCCGAcgcccccatctccaccagaGGTTGGTGCTTCCAAGAGCGATTCCTTTCCCCTAGAACACTCCATTACACCTCGGAGCAACTCTACTGGGAATGCCGCCAGGACTTCAAGTCTGAGGACCTCATCAACAATACCCAAGGCCAGCCATGGGGCACCATGCCGGGCGCGCTTGCCCAACTATACGACCCTACGTTTCGCCCCGAGCACGTCGTGAGAACGTGGTACAAGTCTATCGTGGCGCCTTACAGCCGGAGGAGTCTGACGAAAGAAACTGATCGACTCCCTGCCATTGGAGGGGTGGCCAGGGTGTACGCTCACCTGCTCTCCCAAGCGGAGAAGCGGATCAGGAACGCGGAGACACAAACCTGGgttgaggggtgggtggagCGTCTGAAGGTGAAGCAATATGATCTGGTCGAGAATAGCACGTACATTGCCGGGATATGGG GGCATGGGCGGAAGAGGACCAACACGTTTAGCTGGGTATCTGTTGATGGGCCGGTGGAGCATTTCTATGGATATATTGAGGCGACCAGGCTGGTGAAGTGGAATGTGCCGCTACTGAACCCTCTTGATCCCTTTGGTGGAGTGGGCGAGTGCGAGATCACGTTGGAGGGGAACGTTATCGAGGGGAAACTGGGGTATTATCATCATGGTGATGCTAATGCAGGAGAGTGGCGGGTGTTTGTTGATATACCACCGGACGGCGAGCTTGACCATGGGACAGTGGACATCGGTAGCGTGGACATTGACGAAGAAACAGATGAGTTGGCTGACGTCAAAGCTTCCAATGGGTTGGTAGTCCGGGATGTTTGGATCCTAGCAACCTCTATGCGCAACACACTAGACGTTTATGCTCTAGTTCTTGTACAAACTGTGGAAGACGATGGCAAGGTCAGATACCAGAGGTTGGGACTTCTGTGGATCAAGTCTCCGGGCCGGATGCCAGTGGCTGGCCGAGCTCCGAGACATACATATAGAGGGGTGACTTGCCGGAATACCTGTCCGCTGTGCTCTTCCATGGTCGACTCTCACGGGAAAGAGTTTCACTACAAGACGCTGGCGTTGTTGCAAATGAACCGTGACGAGGCTTTTCAGCAGATTGTCATTGTGTAG